In Bacillus sp. Cs-700, one genomic interval encodes:
- a CDS encoding cell wall-binding repeat-containing protein has protein sequence MKSTRLDKIGLLTILVFFMLNVTTHAAPASDQTRSESQPNGLEFELKAAGDEVRHWFETAEGQVILQEDNNYWVYAMLKDEKLIRTEAKVGIDAVPESAARHDEMLKLPDTEDSKRFTERPEINQVTIQSTNQVDKHPLLVLLVNFQDKKIKYSEASWNNTFFSPTGKSVKNYYDEVSNGKLQFEPASESSGTSNGIATVSLTYNHPDPVGKQTENALYNKIVSDALKASDAKVDYKTYDTNKDGYISTNELHIVTIVAGGEGSFSDPSPSVWGHRSSLVLNDVPKLDGVKVASLEGKGGYMQFGETQGGHMATIGIMAHELGHDLGLPDLYDRDNSSLGVGVHSLMGEGSWAYLDGEYQGQTPTHLDAWSKEKLGFSIPTLVSSSGTYSVQSNKDGAYKAIRVNTDKADEYFLIENRQYIGYDRGLQNRTVTGGLAIWHIDESQKYRGNDNERNKLVDLEEANQAVRGFSELDNGDWHSKYEHYFTANHYPNFNASSLPNSNLYDGSSSNLSVEALDRSMDGMRIEVSIGTDTTPPSWPSTKSLRASVVEAFSLKLAWSSASDKDGIDHYKIYQDDQVIQTVSDKNSMKITNLAPNTTYRFSVQAVDSAGNESKDGPTVTVKTKLHDILRVKGSDRFGTASAVSEHTYDTATTVLIARGLDFPDALAGSPLAYQLKAPILLAGKSSLPDQTVDEIKRLNASKAIILGGSGAVSESVRDQLKKLGLDVERISGKDRFETAAEIAKRMDPAKKAVVAYGMNFPDALAIAPYAAEHGYPILLANTTKLPAVTKSALRGMNETIVVGGTGVISKAVVDQLQNPTRYSGKNRFGTAADIVNRLYMETNMTYFANGMGFADALTGSVAAAKNHAPLYLVEKNRIPDETKQLINNRHSESYVLLGGTGAISLDVENQLAE, from the coding sequence ATGAAAAGCACACGACTAGACAAAATTGGACTACTAACGATACTTGTGTTCTTTATGTTGAACGTCACAACACATGCTGCACCGGCTTCTGATCAAACAAGGTCGGAGAGCCAACCAAACGGATTGGAGTTTGAATTAAAAGCTGCAGGGGATGAAGTTCGTCACTGGTTTGAGACAGCTGAGGGCCAGGTGATTTTACAAGAAGATAACAACTACTGGGTTTATGCCATGTTAAAAGACGAGAAATTAATTCGTACAGAAGCAAAGGTAGGAATCGATGCCGTACCGGAATCAGCCGCTAGACACGATGAGATGTTGAAGCTCCCTGATACAGAAGATAGCAAACGGTTTACTGAACGGCCTGAGATCAATCAGGTCACGATTCAATCTACGAATCAGGTAGACAAGCATCCATTGCTTGTTCTGCTAGTAAACTTTCAAGATAAGAAAATAAAGTACTCTGAAGCAAGCTGGAATAATACTTTTTTTAGTCCTACAGGTAAATCAGTTAAGAATTACTATGATGAGGTCTCAAACGGAAAGCTTCAATTCGAGCCAGCATCTGAATCAAGCGGTACTTCGAATGGAATCGCTACTGTCTCCTTAACGTATAATCATCCGGATCCTGTTGGAAAACAAACGGAGAACGCGCTATACAACAAAATTGTTTCAGACGCTTTGAAAGCGTCCGACGCAAAGGTTGATTACAAAACCTATGACACGAACAAAGATGGCTACATTAGCACAAACGAGCTTCACATTGTGACAATCGTAGCTGGAGGCGAAGGAAGCTTTTCCGATCCTTCTCCAAGCGTGTGGGGACACCGCAGTAGTCTTGTCCTAAACGATGTTCCTAAGCTAGATGGCGTGAAAGTTGCTTCATTAGAAGGAAAGGGAGGATACATGCAGTTTGGTGAAACGCAGGGTGGCCATATGGCGACAATTGGAATTATGGCTCACGAACTAGGCCATGATTTAGGGTTACCTGATTTATATGATCGCGACAATTCTTCTCTTGGAGTCGGTGTACATAGCTTAATGGGAGAAGGATCGTGGGCTTATTTGGATGGGGAATACCAGGGACAAACGCCTACTCATTTAGATGCATGGTCAAAAGAAAAACTAGGGTTTAGTATTCCTACTCTCGTTTCTTCGTCAGGAACGTATTCGGTTCAGTCGAACAAGGATGGGGCTTATAAGGCCATTCGCGTGAACACGGATAAAGCAGACGAATATTTTTTAATTGAGAATCGGCAGTATATCGGGTATGACCGAGGATTGCAAAACCGTACTGTAACTGGTGGACTCGCAATCTGGCACATTGATGAATCTCAGAAATATAGAGGAAACGATAATGAAAGGAATAAGCTGGTTGATTTGGAAGAAGCGAACCAGGCTGTAAGAGGATTTAGTGAGCTAGATAATGGAGATTGGCATTCAAAATACGAGCACTATTTCACAGCGAATCATTATCCGAATTTTAATGCTTCTTCTTTACCAAATAGCAATCTTTATGATGGATCAAGTTCAAACCTATCTGTAGAAGCCCTGGACCGTAGCATGGATGGCATGAGGATAGAAGTTAGCATCGGTACGGATACAACGCCACCAAGCTGGCCTTCTACCAAAAGCCTGCGTGCAAGTGTAGTAGAAGCTTTTTCATTAAAGCTTGCATGGTCGTCTGCATCAGATAAAGATGGAATCGACCATTATAAAATTTATCAGGATGATCAAGTCATCCAAACAGTTAGCGATAAGAACAGCATGAAAATAACCAACCTTGCGCCAAATACCACGTATCGTTTTTCCGTACAAGCTGTCGATTCTGCTGGCAATGAATCAAAGGATGGGCCAACCGTTACTGTGAAAACGAAATTACATGATATTTTAAGAGTGAAAGGTTCAGATCGATTTGGTACTGCAAGTGCTGTCAGCGAGCATACGTATGATACGGCAACGACCGTGCTCATTGCGCGAGGGTTAGATTTTCCTGATGCATTAGCAGGCTCACCACTAGCCTATCAATTAAAGGCGCCGATTTTGCTAGCGGGTAAATCAAGCCTTCCTGACCAAACGGTGGATGAAATCAAGCGTCTAAACGCATCAAAAGCGATCATTTTAGGTGGAAGCGGCGCGGTTTCGGAGTCCGTTCGTGACCAGCTAAAGAAACTAGGGCTTGATGTTGAGCGTATTAGTGGTAAAGACCGATTTGAGACAGCTGCCGAAATTGCAAAGCGGATGGATCCTGCTAAAAAAGCTGTTGTGGCTTACGGAATGAATTTCCCTGATGCCCTTGCGATTGCACCATATGCGGCTGAACATGGCTATCCAATCCTACTCGCGAATACGACGAAGCTACCCGCAGTGACCAAGAGTGCACTGAGGGGAATGAATGAAACAATTGTTGTGGGGGGAACTGGCGTCATTAGCAAAGCTGTTGTTGACCAGCTTCAGAACCCGACTCGATATTCAGGTAAGAATCGTTTTGGTACCGCAGCTGATATTGTGAATCGACTTTATATGGAAACGAATATGACGTATTTCGCGAATGGCATGGGATTTGCAGATGCGCTCACAGGCTCAGTAGCGGCGGCAAAAAATCATGCGCCACTATACCTTGTTGAGAAAAACCGGATTCCTGATGAGACGAAGCAGCTCATCAACAATCGCCATTCAGAATCTTACGTACTACTAGGGGGAACTGGAGCGATCAGTTTAGACGTTGAAAACCAACTAGCAGAGTGA
- a CDS encoding cell wall-binding repeat-containing protein codes for MKKRVIQVVIALLIVSGFGTGGVAAKESSTKAEISKLLTEEAIKQDIPPEIAKAVAFEESAWNQDLISEDGGIGVMQVTNDSRFDQERLKNDVAYNISSGLQILNEKFEGKSGKLPTVNDNERDVLESWYFAVLAYNGQVQENSPIFLSKDSTERNLEAYQEQVYQTIENSNLYSEFHPIPFNFELEDFEYGSGNQLYFKESHYELPESELHQTSQLYQENEIVLSSARLREAPTTSASIIEESTTTPRPLTLLSSNLYDSSADPLNNHYVWYKAETDDGAIGYISSIEMTQLGERLSGKDRYKTAVAISQKGWDHAETVVLARGGEFPDALAGTPLAYQHDAPMLLTEDNKLTDSTKKELERLRPKKVIILGSSGAITDKVSNEIKSMGIEVDRFGGKNRFDTAAIIADNLPKKNNTAVLAYGMDYPDALSIAPFAARNAYPIYLSLTDKLPKETAAEIQNYDNVIVVGSNGVISEKALTEITDYERYAGQDRFETNQEIIKNLPLGNEQAYFATGKGFADALTGAVLAAKNDAPLYLSWSNRLPTGTGMLLEKNSYDQFNLLGGNSVIDIEKDLADLK; via the coding sequence ATGAAGAAAAGAGTGATTCAAGTAGTTATCGCTTTACTAATTGTAAGTGGATTTGGAACTGGCGGTGTCGCGGCAAAAGAGTCAAGTACGAAAGCAGAGATTAGTAAACTCTTAACAGAAGAAGCAATTAAACAAGACATTCCGCCAGAAATTGCAAAGGCAGTCGCTTTTGAAGAAAGCGCCTGGAACCAGGATCTCATTTCAGAAGATGGTGGGATTGGGGTCATGCAGGTGACAAACGATTCTCGTTTCGACCAGGAGCGGTTGAAAAACGATGTCGCTTACAACATTAGCAGTGGCCTTCAAATTCTTAATGAGAAATTTGAGGGGAAAAGTGGCAAGCTCCCAACTGTAAATGATAATGAACGAGATGTGCTTGAAAGCTGGTATTTCGCGGTATTAGCCTACAATGGGCAGGTGCAGGAAAATAGTCCAATCTTCTTAAGTAAAGATTCAACTGAACGAAACTTAGAGGCGTATCAAGAGCAAGTCTATCAAACGATTGAGAATTCAAACTTGTATAGCGAATTTCATCCAATTCCATTTAATTTTGAGCTAGAAGATTTTGAATATGGTAGCGGTAATCAACTTTATTTTAAAGAGAGTCATTACGAGCTTCCTGAAAGTGAACTTCATCAAACGTCTCAACTGTATCAAGAAAATGAGATTGTCTTATCTTCAGCAAGATTACGTGAAGCGCCAACGACAAGTGCTTCCATCATCGAAGAATCGACAACGACGCCTCGTCCTTTAACGTTACTCAGTTCGAACTTATATGATAGCTCAGCGGATCCGCTAAACAACCATTATGTTTGGTATAAAGCGGAGACAGACGATGGTGCGATCGGCTATATCTCTTCTATCGAAATGACGCAATTAGGAGAACGCCTTTCTGGAAAAGATCGCTATAAAACAGCCGTTGCGATCTCACAAAAAGGGTGGGATCATGCGGAGACTGTTGTTTTAGCAAGAGGCGGAGAATTCCCTGATGCACTTGCAGGAACGCCCCTTGCGTATCAGCATGACGCCCCAATGCTTTTAACAGAGGATAATAAGCTTACTGATTCAACGAAGAAAGAGTTAGAGAGATTACGACCGAAAAAGGTGATCATTTTAGGAAGTTCTGGTGCGATCACTGACAAGGTAAGTAATGAAATCAAATCAATGGGGATTGAAGTAGATCGTTTCGGAGGAAAAAATCGCTTTGATACAGCAGCGATCATCGCTGATAACCTGCCAAAGAAGAATAACACGGCAGTTCTTGCGTATGGTATGGATTATCCTGATGCCTTATCGATTGCCCCATTTGCAGCGAGGAATGCTTATCCGATTTATCTTTCCTTAACGGATAAGCTTCCAAAAGAAACGGCTGCTGAAATCCAAAACTATGACAATGTCATTGTCGTAGGAAGTAACGGCGTGATTAGTGAAAAAGCTCTCACAGAAATAACAGATTATGAGCGATATGCAGGGCAAGATCGCTTTGAAACGAACCAGGAAATTATTAAGAACCTTCCTCTTGGAAACGAGCAAGCGTATTTTGCGACTGGAAAAGGTTTTGCTGACGCATTAACAGGAGCCGTGCTTGCTGCAAAGAATGACGCTCCTCTATACCTCTCTTGGTCAAACCGACTTCCGACAGGTACAGGAATGCTTCTAGAAAAGAATTCTTATGATCAATTTAATCTCCTGGGCGGGAATAGCGTCATCGATATCGAAAAAGATTTAGCTGACTTGAAGTGA
- a CDS encoding cell wall-binding repeat-containing protein, whose protein sequence is MVAKKKAQFVFLICLVLMIISPSFSNAVSAEAQVQKWDYLALGDSLAHGLQYDGKDGLSYADYIADYLTDLDRLKQFNKSYARSGLTTSEMLAMLQTNADLQLAIANTDLITISVGANDLLEVLKKDPNGLNDPAVASAILTKARNNYGQIMSGIRKLNPDASIFLMGYYNSFYAYPKEQQDAVAYVTKELNKGIESIATASGSGFVPTYEAIAENYQAYLPNPLDVHPSQAGYQAIASEFWKQMKPALPIGIERIAGKDRYLTAVAISEASFEAADTVVLARGDDFPDALSGAPLAYKKNAPILLTGETLPLAVKNEINRLGAHHAIVLGGTGAVSDYVVNELKGLGLKTKRLGGKDRFETAAHIAAYLDGNPPKAVVANGMNFPDALSIASYAAKQGYPILLTQQTKLPAITETALLEFADSIIVGGKGVVSEKVAGQLPAPVRYGGANRYATSAEIAMKLNPADKAVVATGANFADALTGSILAARSESTFLLVPPTKMDESIQKAAIELGVRNFTILGGEGAVNQEVITSLQKIK, encoded by the coding sequence TTGGTTGCGAAGAAAAAAGCACAGTTTGTATTTCTCATTTGCCTTGTTCTAATGATCATTTCTCCGTCATTTAGTAATGCGGTTAGTGCAGAAGCTCAGGTTCAAAAATGGGATTATCTCGCTCTTGGTGACTCCCTTGCTCATGGTCTTCAATACGATGGAAAAGATGGTTTGAGCTATGCAGACTACATAGCGGATTATTTAACAGATTTGGATCGATTAAAGCAATTTAATAAAAGCTATGCGCGTTCAGGATTAACTACTTCAGAGATGTTGGCGATGCTCCAAACAAATGCAGATTTGCAACTAGCTATTGCAAATACAGATTTAATTACGATAAGTGTTGGTGCAAATGATCTGCTGGAGGTATTGAAAAAGGATCCTAATGGACTAAATGATCCTGCAGTAGCCAGTGCCATTCTTACGAAAGCTAGAAATAATTACGGCCAAATCATGTCAGGTATACGTAAACTTAATCCTGATGCATCTATTTTTCTAATGGGCTATTACAATTCATTCTATGCTTATCCTAAAGAGCAGCAGGATGCAGTTGCATATGTTACGAAAGAACTTAATAAAGGGATTGAAAGTATCGCAACGGCTTCAGGAAGTGGCTTTGTTCCAACGTATGAGGCGATTGCAGAAAACTATCAAGCTTACTTACCGAATCCGCTCGATGTTCATCCTTCTCAGGCGGGATATCAAGCGATCGCTTCAGAATTCTGGAAACAAATGAAACCTGCCCTTCCGATTGGAATTGAGCGCATTGCTGGGAAGGACCGTTATTTAACGGCTGTGGCGATATCAGAGGCGAGTTTTGAAGCAGCAGATACGGTGGTTTTAGCACGAGGAGATGATTTTCCTGATGCTTTGTCGGGCGCTCCGCTAGCTTATAAAAAGAATGCGCCAATCTTATTAACTGGTGAAACATTGCCCCTGGCTGTGAAAAATGAAATTAATCGACTTGGTGCGCATCATGCGATTGTTTTGGGTGGGACCGGTGCCGTTTCTGATTATGTGGTGAACGAATTGAAAGGGTTAGGATTAAAAACAAAGCGTTTAGGAGGAAAAGATCGTTTTGAAACAGCCGCCCACATTGCAGCTTATCTGGATGGAAATCCTCCAAAAGCTGTAGTAGCAAACGGAATGAATTTTCCAGATGCTCTTTCAATTGCTTCTTATGCGGCTAAGCAAGGGTACCCAATTCTATTAACTCAGCAGACTAAACTTCCTGCAATTACGGAAACGGCACTACTAGAATTTGCGGATAGTATTATTGTTGGTGGAAAAGGTGTCGTATCAGAAAAAGTGGCTGGACAGCTTCCAGCACCGGTGCGGTATGGTGGCGCTAATCGTTATGCTACTTCTGCGGAAATTGCTATGAAGCTCAACCCTGCTGATAAAGCAGTCGTAGCAACGGGTGCAAACTTTGCAGATGCCTTAACTGGATCGATTTTAGCTGCAAGATCAGAAAGTACATTTCTCCTCGTACCGCCTACGAAGATGGATGAGTCCATTCAAAAAGCGGCTATTGAGCTTGGCGTTAGGAATTTTACGATTCTTGGTGGAGAAGGAGCTGTGAATCAAGAAGTGATTACCTCTCTCCAAAAAATCAAATAA